The Bacteroidota bacterium DNA segment AAAATTCAATAGCTAATCGTTATAATATAATAACCATGGAAAATCAAAAACTACCATTGCCTCCATTTACTTTGGAAACTGCTCTTCAAAAAATAAAAATGGCTGAAGATGCTTGGAATAGCAAAGACCCAGAGCGTGTATGTATGGCTTATACCATTGATACCGAATGGAGAAATCGGAAGGAATTTATTAATGGCCGTGAAGAAGTAAAAGCATTTTTAAAACGCAAATGGGAAGCAGAGAAACATTATAAACTTAAAAAAGAATTGTGGGCATTTAGAGAAAATAGAATCGCAGTTCGTTTTGAATATGAATACCAAGACGCTAACGGGCAATGGTGGCGGGCCTATGGCAATGAAAATTGGGAGTTTGATGAAAATGGTTTCATGGCAAAAAGATATGCCAGCATTAATGATTTAGCTATTAATGAAACTGACAGAAAATTATTGTAATTTATTATATTAAATAGCTTGATGAAATATACACCGACACTAAGCAAAATTACTATATATCCGGTAAAATCACTCGATGGGATTTCCTTACAGAAAGCGGTGGTGACGCATGGTGGGTGCCTGTTGCATGATAGAGAATATGCAATTACAAATGAGGAAGGAAACTATATTATTGGTAAGTCTAATCCATTAGTGCATAGCCTACGAACGGAATTCGATTTAGAAAACAGTATCATATCTTTTCGACGTCAAAATGAAAGCATTGTAAGTCAATTTAATTTAACGAATGAACGCTCGCTAATTGAAAAATATCTTTCTGATTATTTTGGAGAATATATAAAATTTCACCAAAATAAAACTGGGCGTTTTTTGGATATACCCGATTTAAGTGGTGTTACAGTTATTTCGAATAGTAGTCTCGAAACTGTTTCATCATGGTATAATAATTTAGATGTGGAGGAAGCTAGAAGAAGATTTAGAGCAACATTAGAAATAGCGAATGTACCTGCTTTTTGGGAGGATTATTTATTCACTGCTGACGGTTCCCGTGTTGAATTTAAAATAGGAGAGGTTACCATACAAGGGGTGAATCCCCGAGCGAGATGTGTCGTCCCAACCCGTCATCCGCTTACAGGTGAGGTTTTATTTGGATTCCCAAAAATATTTGCTAAACATCGTGCAGAAACTTTGCCAGTGTGGTCAGCATTAGAATCGCACGGGCATTATTATCATTTATCGGTTGATTGTTATATCGCTCCTTCTGAAATTGGCAAATCATTATCGGTAGGAGATGAATTGAGAATAGGGTAAACCGCAGTCTTTAAAAATTATTCACATACCCCAAATGTACCCTTCCATTCGCAACACTGAAAGGCGTTCCCGCAGTTTGACCCAAAGCATAAAAAAGTTTTAAAATACCGCCACCAGTTTTTAATTGTACCCCTGCTCCCACACTATATATAATATTTTGGGTATAGCCTTTATCCCACTTTTTTTCGTACCAACCACTATTTAGAAATGCAACTGCGTGAGAGTATGTAGAAAGTAAATATCTATATTCATAATTGCTAATGGCGTAAGTGGTAGCAAATATGGATTGCTCGTTAAAACCCCTCACCGTATTGAGTCCGCCGATACGATACATATCATTTTGAAATATATGGTTGATAAAATTTGCACCTCCGTTTAAGCTCCATAGCACGCAGGAGTATTTACTGACTTTTATATATATATTACTTTTAAAAATTAGTTTATACTGAACGGTATTTAGTTTAATACTATCATATATATGATAGGAATCACCTTGTTGACTTTTAAATATCATATCATTTATTTGTTTATTTTTTTGCAAATTACGCAAGCCTACTTGTGCTGTAGCGTCTATCGAATATC contains these protein-coding regions:
- a CDS encoding nuclear transport factor 2 family protein, coding for MENQKLPLPPFTLETALQKIKMAEDAWNSKDPERVCMAYTIDTEWRNRKEFINGREEVKAFLKRKWEAEKHYKLKKELWAFRENRIAVRFEYEYQDANGQWWRAYGNENWEFDENGFMAKRYASINDLAINETDRKLL
- a CDS encoding MOSC N-terminal beta barrel domain-containing protein, producing the protein MKYTPTLSKITIYPVKSLDGISLQKAVVTHGGCLLHDREYAITNEEGNYIIGKSNPLVHSLRTEFDLENSIISFRRQNESIVSQFNLTNERSLIEKYLSDYFGEYIKFHQNKTGRFLDIPDLSGVTVISNSSLETVSSWYNNLDVEEARRRFRATLEIANVPAFWEDYLFTADGSRVEFKIGEVTIQGVNPRARCVVPTRHPLTGEVLFGFPKIFAKHRAETLPVWSALESHGHYYHLSVDCYIAPSEIGKSLSVGDELRIG